GGCGAGCAGTACGCGGATCACCGGTCGTCCTCCTTGGCATTGAGCGGCAGTACCGCCAGCACGCGGAATCCGCCGTCGTCGCGCGGTCCCGCCTCGATCGTGCCACCGAGGGCCGCGGCCCGCTCCCGCATTCCGGCCAGTCCATTGCCGCTGCCGCCCGCGTCGGCGCCGGTCGCGGGCCCGTCGTCGTCGATCCGCAGCCGTAGCGCCCCGCCCTCGTGATCGAGGTGCACGCGCGCGTGCCGCGAGCCCGAGTGCCGTACGACATTGGTCAGGGCCTCCTGGACGATACGGAACGCCGCGAGGTCCGCGCCGGGCGGCAGCGGCGGGGACTCGCCCTCGACCGCGACGGTAAGGCCCGCGCTCGCCGCCTGCTCCACCAGTTCGGGCAGCCGGTCGAGGCCGGGTGCGGGCGCGCGCGGCGCGGCACCCGGCGTGCGGAGCGTGTCGAGGACCTGGCGGACCTCGCCGAGCGCCTCCTTGCTGGCGGCCTTGATCGTGCTGAGCGCCGTGCGCGCCTGTTCGGGGTCGGAGTCGAGGAGCGCGAGACCGACGCCCGCCTGGACATTGATGACCGAGATGCTGTGCGCGAGGACGTCGTGCAGCTCACGCGCGATCCGCAGCCGCTCCTCGTCGGCACGCCGCTTGGCCGCCTGGGCGCGCTCGGCCCGCTCCCGGGCCCACTGCTCCCTCCGGACCTTGACCAGCTCGGCCAGCGCCACGATGGCGACCACCCAGGCGGCGACCACGCCTTCCGTCCCCCAGGGCTGAGGCCCGTCCCCGGACGGCGGCAGCCAGCGGTACAGCCAGTGCGCGATCAGCACATGCCCGATCCACAGCATCCCCACGGCCGCCCACGCGGCCCGCCGATGCCCGGAGACGATGGCGCTGAAGCAGGCCAGGGCCACGGCGAGGAAGATCGGCCCGTACGGGTACCCGGCGCCGAAGTAGCCCATCGCGGCCGTCGCCGTGCCGAAGACCACGGCGACCGGATACCGCTGCCGCCACAGCAACTGGACGCAGGCCGCGACCAGCAGCGCCCGCGCGAAGGGGTCCAGCGCCGCACGCTCGCCGGCCTGCGCCTCAGCCGCGAAGCCCGAGCCGACCAGCACGAACACGGTGAGCGCCGCGGTGGAACGCCAGGGCCACCGCGCGCCCCGCTCCTCGTCGTCCCAGCGGTGCGCCCACGGCGGCCCGTACCGCCACCACGGCGGCGCGCCTCCACCGCGTACCCGAAGCCTGTCCATGTCCGCAACGCTAGACGCCACGGGCGACCTGCGACGTCAGCCGGACGGGGTGATCACACATACTCCCCGCGAAGTACGTCCTCCTCCCTCTTCTCCTCCCGCACCCGCAGCCGGCGCAGCCGCCTCGGCGCCACCAATTCGCCCGCCCCGCCAGCCGCGTGGTCACCGGCAGCAGCACGACCCGGATGAGGGTGGCGTCGACGAGGATCGTCAGGGCGGTCCCGATGCCCAGCTCCTTGAGGAACACGACGCCTCCGGTGGCGTACGACAGGAACGACAGCGCCAGGATCCCGGCCGCGGCGGTGACCAGCGGTGCGCTGCGCCGGATGCCCTCGCCGACGGCCTGCTCGGTGTCGCCGGTGCGGTCGTGTTCCTCCTTGATGCGCGCGAGCAGGAACACCTCGTAGTCCATGGACAGCCCGTACGCCACGCAGAACATCAGCACCGGGACGCTCGGCTCGATCGAGCCCGTCGGGGTGAAGCCGAGGAGCCCGGACAGATGCCCCTCCTGGAAGACCCACACCAGACAGCCGAACATCACCGACAGGCTGAGCAGATTCAGCACGGTCGCTTTCGCGGGCAGCAGCACGCTCCCGGTCATCAGGAAGAGGATCACGTACGTCGCCACCAGCACGATCCCGATCGCGAGCGGGAGCCGGTCGAGCAGCGTGGAGCGGAAGTCGGTCATCTCGCCCGGGTAGCCGCCGACCAGGGCGGGAGCGGGGGCCGGGGTGTCCCTGACGCGTTCGACGAAGGCGAGGACGTCGCCGTACATGGCCTGCTGGGTGGGTACGACGGCCACGCGCACGCTTCCGTCGGGTGCCCTCAGCCGGTCCTGGCCGGCGGGTGCGGTGCGCACTCCCTCGCGGTAGGTCCCTTCGGGTGCGTCGACCTGGAACACGCCCGGGAGACGGGAGAGTTCGGCGGCGTACGCGCGCGTGTCGGCCGGTTTGCCGAGGACGACCTGGACGGTGTCCGTGGGTTCGGCGGCGAACTCGCGGTGCACGATCTCGGAGGCGGTGCGCGAGGACGTGCCCTCGGGGAGCGTGCGCTCGTCGGGGAGACCGAAGCGCAGGCCGAGCAGGGGCGAGGCGGCGACGAGCAGGATCGTGAGCACGCCGGCGCCGGCGAGGAACGGGCGGCGCATGGCGGCGCGAGCCGCGCGGTGCCAGAAGCCGGATGCGGGTGCGGGTGCGGGTGCGGCGGGACGCTCCACGCGGGGGCCCCAGCGGCCGAGCGCGGCAGGCAGAAGGAGCACGGCTCCGGCCACCGCGATGAGGCTGGAAGATCCACTGGAAGACGGGGTGCGCGTCAGGCTCGACGCATGGGGACAACGGGGACTGCGCGGGCCCGCACACGGCGACGACGGCGGCTTCACCCGCCCTGCGCTGCGAACTGCTCGGCCCACTGCGCGCGTTGCGCGACGGCGTGGAGATCCCGCTCGGCCCACCGAAGCAACGCGCGGTGCTCGCCGTCCTGTTGCTCCAGGAGGGGCGGCCCTTGTCGTACGACGGCCTGGTCGAGGCCGTGTGGGGCGGGGCGCCGCCGGTGCATGTGCGCAACCTGGTGCAGAAGTACGTCTCCGGGCTGCGCCGCGCGCTCGGAGACGGGCCGGAGCTGTCGTGGACCGGCACCGGATATCTGCTCACCGGAGCAGAGGCTGACGACCTGTGCGAACGACGCCGCCTGGTGGTCCAGGCCCTGGCGGCACGGGACGCGGGCGAGCTGCGGCAGGCGGGTGAACTGGCCCGACGTGCCGAGGAGTTGTGGCGCGGCGATTTCGCCGAGGGCCTGCAGGCGCCCCACCTTGCGGCGCAGCGACTGCGCTGGGCCGAGAAACGGCTCACCGTCCTCGAAGCCCGGCTCGCCGGAGCGATCGAACTCGGCCAGTCCTTCGAGTACGTCCACGAACTCGTCCGGCTCGTGGCGGCGCACCCCGTGCGCGAGCGCCTCGTCGAGCTGCTGATGCCGGCGCTGTGCCGCACCGGCCGGCCGACGGACGCGCTCACCGCATACGAGGCCGCGCGCAGCGGCTCGCCGAGGCGATGGTCGCGGATCCGGGGCCCGCGCTGCGGTCGCTGCATGAGCGGATCCTGCGCCAGGACTCGGAGTTGCTGCCGGTGCCGGTGGTTGCGGTGCGGTAGGGCTGCTAAGGCCCTGGTGAATTGGGCTGCGGTTCAGCAGCGCCCCCGAAGGGGCGCGGGGCTGTATCTATATGCGGCTCCGCCGCGTGGGCGCGGCCAGCCACAACGTACCCGCAGACGACCGGCGACCTCTCACCGCACTTCCCGCGGAGCGCTCCGCACGGTTGCCCTGCCCTTTTGCGGATACACCAGGCCCACGCCATGGGCGAGTTGAGCCACCGCATGCCGGAAGAACGTCTCGCGGTCCTCCACGACCCGGTTGAAATGACCGAACAGCTCGAAGCCGATCAGCCCGTACAGCTGCGCCCAGGCCGCGACGAGTGCGTTGACCGTCTCGGGCGGCAGGTCGGGCGCGTGGTCGGCCGTCATCCGTTCGGCCTCGGGGCGCAGTTCGGCGGGCAGCGGCGGCTTGGCGAGGCCGAGGCCCTGGTAGGCGTCGCGGACGATCCCGATGAAGACGAGGGCGACCCGGGAGGCTGCGGGGACGGTGTCGTCGGGCGCGGTGTAGCCGGGGACCGGCGAACCGTAGATCAGCGCGTACTCGTGCGGATGCCCCAGCGCCCACGCGCGTACCGCCTCGCACACCGTGACCCAGCGCTGTGCGGGCCCGGCGTCCGCGGCCTTCTCGTGCGCCGCCTCCGCGCTCTGGCCCATGGAGTTGTAGGCGTCGATGATGAGGGCGGTGAGCAGGTCGTCGCGGCTCGGGAAGTAGCGGTAGAGCGCGGAGGAGGCCATGCCGAGTTCGCGGGCCACTGCGCGCAGCGAGAGCTTGGCGGCGCCTTCGGCCGCGAGCTGTCTGCGCGCCTCGTCCTTGATGGCGGCGGTGACCTCGATCCTGGCTCGGGCGCGGGCTCCTTGTGCGGTCCTCATACGAAGAAGTGTTCCATGTTTTCGGAGCAGTGCACACAAACAAGAGCGGGGAACGCAGAAAAGAGCAGTACACGCAAAAGAGAGCAGTGCTCTTGCTTTGGATCACCGATCTCGGGCAGACTTCGAGAGAAGCGAGAGCAGCGCTCACAAACACGATCGGCGCTCGCGCAAGCGAGCGCCGCTCTCCCGCCAAGTCCCTGGGGGCCCAGATGTCCACGTCCACCCACGTCCAGAAGCCCGGCTGGTTCACCATCAACGTCTTCAACCGCTCCGTGGCCTGGATGACGCGCCGCGGGCTCAGCGTCTGGGGCTCCCGGGTCCTCGCCGTCCGTGGCCGCAAGAGCGGCGAGTGGCGCACGACACCGGTCAACCTGCTCACCGTGGACGGCGCGCAGTACCTCGTCGCACCCCGCGGCCACGTCCAGTGGACGCACAACATGCGGGCCGCGGGCGGCGGTGAGCTGCGGCTCGGCAAGAACGTGGAGACGTTCACCGCGACCGAGGTCGCCGACGACGACAAGCCCCCGCTGCTGCGCGCCTACATCAAGCGCTGGAAGGCCGAGGTCGGTGTGTTCTTCAAGGGCGTCGGCCCGGACTCGTCCGACGAGGAGCTGAGGCGCACCGCCCCCGACCACCCGGTGTTCCGGATCACGGTCAAGAGCTGACCTCGCCGGCCTCGCCGCCGACGGGCCGGCGGTCCAGCGCGGTCAGGGCGCGCTGGGCCATCGGATGCGAGCGGACGATCTCGCCCAGCGAGGTCGCCCCGCGCGTGATGTCCGTGAACGCCTTCCAGGCGGGCCGAAAGCCGGTCAGCGCCGCGTGGAAGAGACCGGGGCGCCGCTCGAACACGGTCAGCAGCCGCTTGCCGACCGCCATCTCCACGCCCAGCCCCGCCTTGATGGCGAAGGCGTAGTTCAGGGCCTGGCGCCGGGTGTCCACCGCGTCGTTCGCCTCGGCGATCCGCACCGCCCACTCCCCCGCGAGCCGCCCCGACCGCAGCGCGAACGAGATGCCCTCGCGCGTCCACGGCTCCAGCAGCCCCGCCGCGTCCCCGCACACCAGCACCCGCCCGCGCGACAGGGGCGAGTCGTCGGCGCGGCAGCGCGTCAAGTGGCCGGAGGAGATGCTCGGTTCGAATCCGGCGAGCCCGAGCCGCCCGACGAAGTCCTCCAGGTACCGCTTCGTCGCCGCGCCCTCACCCCGCGCCGAGATGACCCCGACGGTCAGCGTGTCCCCCTTGGGAAACACCCACCCGTAACTGCCGGGCAGGGGCCCCCAGTCGAGGAGTACCCGCCCCTTCCAGTCCTCGGCGACGGTCTCCGGCACCGGGATCTCCGCCTCCAGGCCCAGATCCACCTGGCCGAGCTTCACGCCGACGTGCGCCCCTATGCGGCTGGCGCTGCCGTCGGCCCCCACCACCGCCCGCGCGAGCAGCGTCTCGCCGCCCTGCAGGACGACGGCGACCGTGCGCCGGTCCGGCACCGCCGACCCGTGCTGCTCGACCCGCGCCACCGTGACGCCCGTACGCAGCTCGGCGCCCGCCTTCTGCGCGTGCTCGACGAGCTGCTGGTCGAACTCGGAGCGGTTGATCAGGCCGAACAGCATCTGCTTGGAGCGGCGTGTACGCGTGAAGCGTCCGTTGCTGGAGAACGTGACCGCGTGCACCCGGTCCCGCAGCGGCAGCTCGAAGCCGGGCGGCAGGGAGTCGCGCGAGGGGCCGATGATCCCGCCGCCGCATGTCTTGTAGCGCGGCAGTTCGGCCTTCTCCAGCAACAGGACGCGGCGTCCCGCGACCGCCGCCGCGTACGCGGCCGAGGCCCCCGCGGGTCCCGCGCCCACCACGACGACGTCCCACACCTGCCGCACGTCGTCCGCCGAAGAGTTCTCGCTGCTCACGATGGTCTACTGCTCCCGATCAAGCCGCTGCCGCACCTGTCTCCCGCATCCTACGGCGGCCGTCGCCCGAGGCCGCTGTGGGAGGATCACAACACTTACTCGTCACAACGTCGCACCCACAAGGAGCGTGCCCATGTCGTCGAATCCGGTCGCCGAGACCGTCGCCTCGCTGATGCCCAGGGCGCGGGCGGAGCTCACCGAACTGGTGGCGTTCAAGTCGGTGGCGGACTTCGACCAGTTCCCGAAGAGCGAAAGCGAGGGCGCCGCGAACTGGGTCGCCGACGCGCTGCGTGCCGAGGGCTTCCAGGACGTGGCCCTGCTCGACACCCCCGACGGCACGCAGTCCGTGTACGGCTGCCTGCCCGGCCCCGAGGGCGCGAAGACGGTCCTGCTGTACGCCCACTACGACGTGCAGCCGCCGCTCGACGAGGCAGCGTGGACCACGCCGCCCTTCGAACTGACCGAGCGCGACGGCCGCTGGTACGGGCGCGGGGCCGCCGACTGCAAGGGCGGCGTGATCATGCACCTGCTCGCGCTGCGCGCGCTCAGGGCGAACGGCGGCATACCCGTCCACGTCAAGGTGATCGCCGAGGGTTCGGAGGAGATGGGTACGGGCGGACTGGAGCGGTACGCCGAGGAGCATCCGGAGCTCCTGGAGGCCGACACCGTCGTCATCGGCGACGCGGGCAACTTCCGCGTCGGCCTGCCGACGGTCACCTCCACCCTGCGCGGCATGACCCTCGTCCGCGTCCGCATCGACACGCTCGAAGGCAACCTGCACTCCGGCCAGTTCGGCGGCGCCGCGCCCGACGCGCTGGGCGCGCTGATCCGCGTACTGGACTCGCTGCGCGCGGAAGACGGTTCGACGACGGTCGACGGGCTCGCCGACGAAACGTCGTGGGACGGGCTGCAGTACGACGAGGAGCAGTTCCGCACGGATGCCAAGGTCCTGGACGGCGTGGAGCTGATCGGCTCCGGCACGGTCGCCGACCGCATCTGGGCGCGCCCGGCCGTCACGGTCCTCGGCATCGACTGCCCGCCGGTCGTCGGCGCCACCCCGTCCGTGCAGGCGAGCGCCCGCGCGCTGATCAGCCTGCGGGTGCCGCCGGGCGTGGACGCGGCCGAGGCGACCAAGCTGCTCCAGGCTCATCTGGAGGCCCACACGCCGTGGGGCGCCCGGGTGCACTCCGAGCAGGTCGGCCAAGGCCAGGCTTTCCGCGCCGACACGAGCAGCCCGGCGTACCAGGCGATGGCGGACGCGATGGCGGTGGCCTACCCGGGCCAGGACATGCAGTACGCCGGCCAGGGCGGCTCCATCCCTCTGTGCAACACCCTCGCCGCCCTCTACCCGAACGCCGAGATCCTGCTCATCGGCCTCAGCGAGCCGGAGGCCCAGATCCACGCGGTGAACGAGAGCGTGTCCCCGCAGGAGCTGGAGCGGCTGTCGGTGACGGAGGCACTGTTCCTGCGCAATTACGCGGGCAACTGAGCCACCGGGCCATGTCCCCCAACGAGCGCCTCGCCACCCACGGCGACATCGCGACCTCCCTCGCTCTCCTCAGCGACCTCGAACTCGCCGAGCTGGTGGCGTCGGGCACGTCCGTCACCACCGGCATCGGAGGGCGCGGCGCGGTCACGGAGGTCGCCGGTCGCCGTGTCTTCGTCAAGCGGGTGCCGGTCACGGACCTGGAGCTGCGTCCGGCCAACGTCCGCTCCACGGCGAACCTCTTCGGGCTGCCGACGTTCTGCCAGTACAACATCGGCGGCCCGGGCGGCGGGGCGTGGCGGGAGCTTGCCGCGCACGCCATGACGACGAACTGGGTGCTGACGGGCCGGTTCGCGGGGTTCCCACTCCTGCACCACTGGCGGGTGCTGCCCGATGCGGTTCAGCCGCTCCCGAAGGAACTGGCCGACGTGGAGCGGGCCGTCGCCTTCTGGGGAGGCGCCGAGCAGGTGCGGGCGCGGATCGAGGCGCTGGCGTCCGCTTCCGCGAGCCTGACGCTGTTCCTGGAGTACGTGCCATACACCCTGCACGACTGGCTCACCGAGCAACTGGCCACAGACGACACGGCCTGCGCCTTCGTGGAGAGCGAGCTGGAGGCCGTCGTCGCCTTCCTCCGGGACCACGAACTCCTGCACCTGGACACCCACTTCGGCAACATCCTCACGGACGGCCACCGCCTCTACCTCGCCGACTACGGCCTCGCCCTCTCCTCCCGCTTCCGACTCACCCCGGAGGAGAGGGACTTCTACGACCGGCACCGTGACTACGATCGCGCGTACGCCACCGGGTACCTCGCGAACTGGCTCGTCACCACCCTGCGCGGCTGCGGCGGCGAGGAGCGCAACGCCTTCATGCGTGCGTGTGCCGAGGGCGCGCCGCCGGTCGGGCTGCCGTCCGTCGCGGCGAGCGTGGTGGCCCGGCATGCCCGGACGGCCGTGGTGATGGCGGACTTCATCGGACGGCTCCAGTCCGAGAGCCGGGAGACGCCGTATCCGTACGAGGCGCTCCGCACTGCCCTCGCAACAGGCACGTGATGACGCAAGTCACGGCGTCGGAATCCCGGCCTCCAGATACAGTGCCGCCCCGCGTTCCCGCGCCCGCAACGCCCACCGCAGCCGCTCGTAGCGGACGGGCGGGAGCAGATCGGCGGCCTCCGCTTCGGTGACGAAACGCCAGTCGCGCAGTTCGGGGCCGGGCAGCAGCAGCCGGTGGGCCTCGGTGGAGTCGAGTCGACCGCCGTCGTAGAGAAGGCGCAGGCCGCCGAAGCCGGGCGGGGCCGGAGGTTCCCAGTCCACGACGAGGAGGCGGGGTACGTCGTCGAGCCGTATCCCGGTCTCCTCGGCGACCTCGCGCATGCCCGCGCGCGCGGGCGCCTCACCGGGTTCGACGACACCGCCGGGAAACTCCCAACCTGCCTTGTAGGTGGGGTCGACGAGCAGTACCCGGTCGTGTTCGTCGAAGAGGAGGACGCCTGCGGCGATCGTCTCGGCGGTGGGTTCCGGGGTTTGTACGATGTCACATACCGGAACGCTCCCACTGCTGACCGCGTCGGCGATACGGACCGCGGTCTCGTACGGCGTGAGGGCGCCGGTGTCGACGGGGTGGGCGTCGGCGGTAAGCCAGGATGCGAGGGCGGCGCGGTACGGCTCTATGTGGTCGTACGACCACTGCCGTATGCGCATCTCACCGTCGGGCAGTTCGGGCGGCACCTCCCGCCCGGCTATTCGTTCGCGCAGGATCGTTTCCGCCGGGGCGAGGAGCACATGCCGGACACTGATCCGGCGTGCGGCGAGCCCACCGAAGATCTCGTCGCGGTAGTCCTGGCGCAGCAGGGTCATCGGGACCACCAGCGTGCCGCCGAGTTCGGTGAGCATCGCGGCCGCCGTGTCGATCACCAGCCGCCGCCAGATCGGCAGATCCTGGTAGTCACCGACCTCGGCGAGGTGTTTGGGCGGAAGCAGGTGAGTGAGTGCTCCGCCGATGACCTCGGGGTCGAAGAGCGTGCTGTTCGGGATCAGGTCGATCAGTTCCCGTGCGGTGGTGGTCTTCCCCGCACCGAACGCACCGTTGATCCAAACGATCACGGTTCCCCCTCTTCTGTTGGCCCCCTGTGGCTTGCCCGCTCCACCCTGCCACCAAAACCAGCTCCCGTTGAGGGTGCACAAACGCAGAACGCCGGTGGCCCCCACAGCGGGGACACCGGCGTCGCGCTCCGGCCGTCGGCCTCGTCAGCCGATCTTGCCCTTGCCCTTCGGTCCGTGCGGGGTGTCGTCCAGCGCCATACGGAACTCCCTGGCGAGGAACGGGTCGACGGTGCCCATGGTCTCGTCGACGTCGACAACAGCCGGACTGTGGACCACGGCTGGGGTGCCGCCGAGAACAGCCGGACCGTGCAGTACGGCCGGACCGTGGAGTACGGCCGAGTCGCCGGGACCAGCCGGACGGTCGGGAGCAGCCGGACCGCTGGGCGCGGCGGGATCGTCGCCGTGGGCATGGGACGGCGACACAGCCGCGACGACGAAACCGGTGGCAAGGGAGGCGATGGCGAGCATGCTGCGCTTCTTCATGCCCCGCTCAACTGCGCGGACCGGGCCGGGGTCACGCACCCCTTGCCGAGGGAACCGGAACGGATGGCATCCATGCCCAACTGGCATGCTCTGCCGTGACGGCCACGACAAGGAGGGCGGATGAACGAGCAGGACCGGCACATCCACGTCGACGCGAAGGTGATGCGCAACAGTGCCGCCACGCGCAACATCCTGGCGTCCACGTTCGCTCTCGCCGGCGATCTCCCGAGCACCGTCACCGCCGGATGCGGCCTGCGTGTGCCGTACGCGATGACCTCCGCGCGCCCGGAGAGCGTCACCTGCCTGCCCTGCCGTGAACACGCCGCGCGTGAACACCTGCGCCTCGCCGAGGACATGGAGCGCCTGGGCGCCATGGCGGGCTCCACGATCCCGCGGGATCAGGCGGCCGACGCGGCGGCCTCGCTGCGCGACCTCGCACGCCGCTTCTCGGGTATGTGAGCACAGACTCACACCATCGAACGCGCGTCTTCCAACAGAGTCCGACACATCCTACCGTGAACGCACTTATGACGCGTACATGCAGTCATCCCACCTTTCGCTGGTTCGGAGGAACGTAACGATGCGTCACCTTCACACCCGCACAACCCGCACAAGAGTGGTCGGACGGCCTGCCCGAAGCCGACGCCTACACCCTGCGCGACCTGTGGCAGCACAAGAGCTACAACACCGCGGGCACCATCTCGGCCACCGTCCCGGCGCACGGCACGGTTCTCGTCCGGGTCGCGCCCGACCCGCGCTGGGCCAAGCATCCGCCCGCCGTCGAACTCGGCCTGGAGGGCAGCCCGTTGGTCGAGGCGGGTGAGCCGGCCGCACTGACGTCCACCGTCACCGACCTGGGACGCACGTCGGCCAAGCGCGTCTCCGTCGCGCTGACCGGTCCCGAGGGCTGGACCGTCAGGGCCACGTCACCGACGGCCACCGCCTCCCTGCCGACCGGCCGCTCGCTGCGCACCAAGTGGTCCGTCACCGCGCCATCAGGGACGCCCTCCGGGTCGTACGACCTGACGCTCAAGGCGAGTTACCGCTCCCCGGCCGGTGTCCGCGTCGACAGCGCGGTGCCGATCGCCGTGTCCGTGGTGGTGCCGCCGCCCTCGGGGACGTCCGGACTGGGTGACCTCCCGTGGTTGTCGGCCGCCAGCGGATGCGGGCCGGTCGAGAGCAACACCAGCAACGGGGAGAGCGACGCGGGCGACGGCAACCCGATCACCATCGGCGGGGTCGCGTACGCGAAGGGGCTCGGTGTGCACGCCGAGAGCGCCGTCGACTACTACGCCGGCGGTGCGTGCGAGACGGTGACCGCGGACGTCGGTGTCGACGACGAGAAGGGGGCGAACGGGACGGTCGCCTTCGAGATCTGGGCGGCCGGTACCAAGGCCGCCTCGACCGGCGTCCTCACCAACGCGATGCCCGCCCAGCCGCTCACCGCCGCCGTGACGGGCGCCCAGCTGATCCGCCTCGTCGTCACCGACGGCGGCGACGGTATCGACTCCGACCACGCGGACTGGGCGGACGCACAGCTGAGCTGCTGAGCCCGGCGGCGGGTTCGCACCCATGCCAGCCCGCACGACGACTCGGCGGCCGAGCCCCTCCCCCAGGGCCGACCGCCGAGTGAACGTTCCTGCTGAGGCCCTGCCTCACACCCCCGCAGCGGCCGCGTCCGGTCGCTTGGCGAGCGCGGCGGCGGCAGCGCCCACCAGTCCCGCGTCCGTCCCCATCTGTGCCGGCACCACGGTCAGGCGCTGCACGAAGGACAGCGTCGCGTAGTCGCTCAACGCCTTGCGCAACGGCGTGAAGAGCACATCGCCCGCCTTGCCGACGCCCCCGCCGATGACGGCGATGTCGATCTCGACGAGGGTCGCGGTGGCCGCGATGCCGGCGGCCAGGGCCTGGGCGGCGCGTTCGAAGGAGGCCACGGCGACGGGGTCGCCCTCGCGCGCGGCGGCGGCCACCGCGGCGGCGGAGGTGTCACCGTCGGGGCCCGGATGCCAGCCGCCCTCGAGCGCGCGCCGCGCGATGTTCGGGCCGCTCGCGATGCGCTCCACGCAGCCGCGCGAACCGCACGGGCAGTCGTCGCCGTCGAGATCCACGCTGATGTGCCCGATGTGGCCCGCGTTGCCGGTCGGCCCGGGGTGCAACTGGCCGCCCAGGACCAGGCCGCCGCCGACACCCGTGGAGACGACCATGCACAGCGCGTTGTCGTGGCCGCGGGCTGCGCCCTGCCAGTGCTCGGCTGCCGTGATCGCCACCCCGTCGCCGATCAGCTCGACGGGCAGCCCTCCGGCGGCGGCGCGCACCCGCCGTACGAGCGGGTAGTCGCGCCAGCCGGGCACGTTCACCGGGCTCACCGTGCCCGCGGAGGCGTCCACCGGGCCCGCGCTGCCGATGCCGAGCGCGGTGGCCCGTCCCCACAGCTCGGACGCGGTCAGTTCACCGAGCACCTCCTCGACGGCCTCCATCACGGTGTCGCCGTCCTCCTGTGCCGGAGTCGCGCGCTGTGCACGCACGAGGATGCTGCCGTGGCCGTCCACCAGCGCCCCGGCGATCTTGGTGCCGCCGATGTCGAGCGCAGCCACGAAGTCGGTGTGCATCTGTGTCTGATCTCCCGGTCAAGGATCGGTTCTCCCCGTCAACCACGGGAAAAAGGCGGGCCGGTCTCACGGTGGGGACGCAGGCCGGAGATTGCGGTGGACAGTCTCTCCCGCATCTGACAACGTTGTCCAGGCTCTATGCTCGACGCCACATCCTCATACATACCCATGGCCCGACGCATCCCCGTGGACGACAGGACAGGACACCGCACTGTGCCCGAGACCAGCCGCCGTGCAGATCGCCTCGCAGACCGCATCTCCGGGAACCGCTACGGCAATCGTCCGACCATGAAGGACGTGGCGGCGCGTGCGGGAGTCGGACTCAAGA
This genomic window from Streptomyces sp. DG2A-72 contains:
- a CDS encoding TetR/AcrR family transcriptional regulator — translated: MRTAQGARARARIEVTAAIKDEARRQLAAEGAAKLSLRAVARELGMASSALYRYFPSRDDLLTALIIDAYNSMGQSAEAAHEKAADAGPAQRWVTVCEAVRAWALGHPHEYALIYGSPVPGYTAPDDTVPAASRVALVFIGIVRDAYQGLGLAKPPLPAELRPEAERMTADHAPDLPPETVNALVAAWAQLYGLIGFELFGHFNRVVEDRETFFRHAVAQLAHGVGLVYPQKGRATVRSAPREVR
- a CDS encoding dipeptidase, with protein sequence MSSNPVAETVASLMPRARAELTELVAFKSVADFDQFPKSESEGAANWVADALRAEGFQDVALLDTPDGTQSVYGCLPGPEGAKTVLLYAHYDVQPPLDEAAWTTPPFELTERDGRWYGRGAADCKGGVIMHLLALRALRANGGIPVHVKVIAEGSEEMGTGGLERYAEEHPELLEADTVVIGDAGNFRVGLPTVTSTLRGMTLVRVRIDTLEGNLHSGQFGGAAPDALGALIRVLDSLRAEDGSTTVDGLADETSWDGLQYDEEQFRTDAKVLDGVELIGSGTVADRIWARPAVTVLGIDCPPVVGATPSVQASARALISLRVPPGVDAAEATKLLQAHLEAHTPWGARVHSEQVGQGQAFRADTSSPAYQAMADAMAVAYPGQDMQYAGQGGSIPLCNTLAALYPNAEILLIGLSEPEAQIHAVNESVSPQELERLSVTEALFLRNYAGN
- a CDS encoding sensor histidine kinase, whose product is MDRLRVRGGGAPPWWRYGPPWAHRWDDEERGARWPWRSTAALTVFVLVGSGFAAEAQAGERAALDPFARALLVAACVQLLWRQRYPVAVVFGTATAAMGYFGAGYPYGPIFLAVALACFSAIVSGHRRAAWAAVGMLWIGHVLIAHWLYRWLPPSGDGPQPWGTEGVVAAWVVAIVALAELVKVRREQWARERAERAQAAKRRADEERLRIARELHDVLAHSISVINVQAGVGLALLDSDPEQARTALSTIKAASKEALGEVRQVLDTLRTPGAAPRAPAPGLDRLPELVEQAASAGLTVAVEGESPPLPPGADLAAFRIVQEALTNVVRHSGSRHARVHLDHEGGALRLRIDDDGPATGADAGGSGNGLAGMRERAAALGGTIEAGPRDDGGFRVLAVLPLNAKEDDR
- a CDS encoding geranylgeranyl reductase family protein, which codes for MSSENSSADDVRQVWDVVVVGAGPAGASAAYAAAVAGRRVLLLEKAELPRYKTCGGGIIGPSRDSLPPGFELPLRDRVHAVTFSSNGRFTRTRRSKQMLFGLINRSEFDQQLVEHAQKAGAELRTGVTVARVEQHGSAVPDRRTVAVVLQGGETLLARAVVGADGSASRIGAHVGVKLGQVDLGLEAEIPVPETVAEDWKGRVLLDWGPLPGSYGWVFPKGDTLTVGVISARGEGAATKRYLEDFVGRLGLAGFEPSISSGHLTRCRADDSPLSRGRVLVCGDAAGLLEPWTREGISFALRSGRLAGEWAVRIAEANDAVDTRRQALNYAFAIKAGLGVEMAVGKRLLTVFERRPGLFHAALTGFRPAWKAFTDITRGATSLGEIVRSHPMAQRALTALDRRPVGGEAGEVSS
- a CDS encoding MMPL family transporter; the encoded protein is MAGAVLLLPAALGRWGPRVERPAAPAPAPASGFWHRAARAAMRRPFLAGAGVLTILLVAASPLLGLRFGLPDERTLPEGTSSRTASEIVHREFAAEPTDTVQVVLGKPADTRAYAAELSRLPGVFQVDAPEGTYREGVRTAPAGQDRLRAPDGSVRVAVVPTQQAMYGDVLAFVERVRDTPAPAPALVGGYPGEMTDFRSTLLDRLPLAIGIVLVATYVILFLMTGSVLLPAKATVLNLLSLSVMFGCLVWVFQEGHLSGLLGFTPTGSIEPSVPVLMFCVAYGLSMDYEVFLLARIKEEHDRTGDTEQAVGEGIRRSAPLVTAAAGILALSFLSYATGGVVFLKELGIGTALTILVDATLIRVVLLPVTTRLAGRANWWRRGGCAGCGCGRRRGRRTYFAGSMCDHPVRLTSQVARGV
- a CDS encoding protein kinase family protein, encoding MSPNERLATHGDIATSLALLSDLELAELVASGTSVTTGIGGRGAVTEVAGRRVFVKRVPVTDLELRPANVRSTANLFGLPTFCQYNIGGPGGGAWRELAAHAMTTNWVLTGRFAGFPLLHHWRVLPDAVQPLPKELADVERAVAFWGGAEQVRARIEALASASASLTLFLEYVPYTLHDWLTEQLATDDTACAFVESELEAVVAFLRDHELLHLDTHFGNILTDGHRLYLADYGLALSSRFRLTPEERDFYDRHRDYDRAYATGYLANWLVTTLRGCGGEERNAFMRACAEGAPPVGLPSVAASVVARHARTAVVMADFIGRLQSESRETPYPYEALRTALATGT
- a CDS encoding nitroreductase family deazaflavin-dependent oxidoreductase, which translates into the protein MSTSTHVQKPGWFTINVFNRSVAWMTRRGLSVWGSRVLAVRGRKSGEWRTTPVNLLTVDGAQYLVAPRGHVQWTHNMRAAGGGELRLGKNVETFTATEVADDDKPPLLRAYIKRWKAEVGVFFKGVGPDSSDEELRRTAPDHPVFRITVKS